Proteins encoded in a region of the Haloarchaeobius salinus genome:
- a CDS encoding cold-shock protein translates to MANGNVDFFNDTGGYGFIETEDADEDVFFHMEDVGGPDLEEGQEIEFDIEDAPKGPRATNVVRN, encoded by the coding sequence ATGGCAAACGGTAACGTTGACTTCTTCAACGACACAGGCGGCTACGGTTTCATCGAGACTGAGGACGCGGACGAGGACGTTTTCTTCCACATGGAGGACGTTGGCGGTCCGGACCTCGAAGAGGGACAGGAGATCGAGTTCGACATCGAGGACGCCCCCAAGGGCCCCCGCGCGACGAACGTCGTCCGTAACTAA
- a CDS encoding 2'-5' RNA ligase family protein has product MFSLNVPVPGSVSRLADELQPALFGFDRVRDDHTLLAKRIGDPDHFDARTHEVRRALRGQPTFEVQVTGVDYFAQPTVGTAPVVYLAVESPGLLELHESLVEEFGAIDGLEGEDYTPHVTLARDGDMASAERAAEYDVEPVSWTVTELEFFDSKYREVAGRISLPA; this is encoded by the coding sequence GTGTTCAGCCTGAACGTCCCGGTCCCCGGCTCGGTCTCGCGGCTCGCCGACGAGCTCCAGCCGGCGCTGTTCGGCTTCGACCGCGTCCGCGACGACCACACCCTGCTCGCCAAGCGCATCGGCGACCCGGACCACTTCGACGCCCGCACCCACGAGGTCCGCCGCGCCCTCCGCGGCCAGCCCACCTTCGAGGTCCAGGTTACGGGCGTCGACTACTTCGCCCAGCCGACCGTCGGCACCGCGCCCGTCGTCTACCTCGCCGTCGAGAGCCCCGGCCTGCTGGAGCTACACGAATCGCTGGTCGAGGAGTTCGGGGCCATCGACGGACTGGAGGGCGAGGACTACACGCCCCACGTGACGCTCGCCCGCGACGGCGATATGGCGAGCGCCGAGCGTGCCGCCGAGTACGACGTCGAGCCCGTCTCGTGGACCGTCACCGAACTGGAGTTCTTCGACTCGAAGTACCGGGAGGTCGCCGGGCGGATCTCGTTGCCCGCCTGA
- a CDS encoding DUF7554 family protein translates to MLDKIDDRADIEAESLLLVILALVVVWIALEVVGELLGILGWLLGPFKPVLGLAIVVIIVLWLVDRI, encoded by the coding sequence ATGCTCGATAAAATCGACGACAGAGCCGACATCGAGGCCGAATCGTTGCTGCTGGTCATCCTCGCCCTCGTCGTGGTCTGGATCGCACTGGAGGTCGTCGGCGAACTGCTCGGCATCCTCGGCTGGCTGCTCGGCCCGTTCAAGCCCGTGCTCGGGCTGGCCATCGTCGTCATCATCGTCCTCTGGCTGGTCGACCGCATCTGA
- a CDS encoding argininosuccinate synthase yields MTHTTSDGDTDTHETGGKVALAFSGGLDTTVCVPLLEEEYGYDEVIGVTVDVGQPAAEFDEAEETAEALGLEHYVVDAKDEFAALCLDSVTANATYQGYPLGTAMARPVIAKAILEVAIEQGCTGIAHGCTGKGNDQLRFEAVWRDSDLEVIAPVRELGLTREWEQEYAAEKELPVEGGNEGDWSIDTNLWSRSVEGKDLEDPSYQPPEDIYEWTTAPGAETTTITIEFEEGYPVSVTTADGEGGEFEPVELIEFLNEYAGAYGVGRTDMMEDRMLGLKVRENYEHPAATVLITAHEALEQLVFTKDERDFKPQVENQWAQKAYEGLIDAPIMKSLNAYVAASQETVTGTVTVKLQGGTVRPVGRESEHAVYSESAASFDTETVDGIAQEDATGVAKYHGFQARLANAGNTAQEEETDVELTADD; encoded by the coding sequence ATGACACACACGACATCTGACGGCGACACGGACACACACGAAACGGGCGGCAAAGTAGCACTCGCGTTCTCGGGCGGGCTGGACACCACGGTCTGTGTCCCACTGCTCGAGGAGGAGTACGGCTACGACGAGGTCATCGGCGTCACGGTCGACGTCGGCCAGCCGGCGGCCGAGTTCGACGAGGCCGAGGAGACGGCCGAGGCGCTCGGACTCGAGCACTACGTCGTCGACGCGAAGGACGAGTTCGCCGCGCTCTGTCTCGACTCGGTGACCGCGAACGCGACGTACCAGGGCTACCCGCTCGGGACCGCGATGGCCCGCCCGGTCATCGCGAAAGCCATCCTCGAGGTCGCCATCGAGCAGGGCTGTACCGGCATCGCCCACGGCTGCACGGGCAAGGGCAACGACCAGCTCCGCTTCGAGGCGGTCTGGCGCGACTCCGACCTCGAGGTCATCGCGCCGGTGCGCGAACTCGGGCTCACCCGCGAGTGGGAACAGGAGTACGCCGCCGAGAAGGAGCTGCCCGTCGAGGGCGGTAACGAGGGCGACTGGTCCATCGACACGAACCTCTGGAGCCGCTCGGTCGAGGGCAAGGACCTCGAGGACCCGAGCTACCAGCCGCCGGAGGACATCTACGAGTGGACGACCGCGCCGGGTGCCGAGACGACGACCATCACCATCGAGTTCGAGGAGGGCTACCCCGTCTCCGTGACCACCGCGGACGGCGAAGGTGGCGAGTTCGAACCGGTCGAGCTCATCGAGTTCCTCAACGAGTACGCCGGCGCGTACGGCGTCGGTCGCACGGACATGATGGAGGACCGCATGCTCGGCCTGAAGGTGCGCGAGAACTACGAGCACCCGGCCGCGACGGTCCTCATCACCGCCCACGAGGCGCTCGAACAGCTCGTGTTCACGAAGGACGAGCGCGACTTCAAGCCGCAGGTCGAGAACCAGTGGGCACAGAAGGCCTACGAGGGCCTCATCGACGCGCCCATCATGAAGTCGCTGAACGCCTACGTCGCGGCGAGCCAGGAGACGGTGACCGGGACGGTGACGGTCAAGCTCCAGGGCGGGACGGTCCGCCCGGTCGGCCGCGAGAGCGAGCACGCGGTCTACTCCGAGTCGGCGGCGTCGTTCGACACGGAGACCGTCGACGGCATCGCACAGGAGGACGCGACGGGCGTCGCCAAGTACCACGGCTTCCAGGCTCGCCTCGCCAACGCTGGAAACACAGCACAGGAAGAGGAGACAGATGTCGAACTCACCGCGGACGACTGA
- the argH gene encoding argininosuccinate lyase: MSNSPRTTEMAGFGGDDGEFGLGGSDADDLPDADADGFGGSDGTAVRGDRFSGGPARGFLSSLADDERIFAADVAVDRAHVVMLAEQGIIDDDTASKILTALNVVEVEGHAALPEGEDVHEAIETAVVEQVGPDGGKMHTARSRNDEVATCIRYRLRGDLLAAAATVCDLRAVLVEAADEHAETTMPGFTHLQHAQPTTVGHYLLSYESALARDTERLLDAFERVNRSPLGAAAFAGTPFDVDRERTAELLGFDETITNATDAVAARDFLVESAAALAALATTLSGLAEDVIIFANQGYLELSDDYSSTSSIMPQKKNPDTFELVRSVAGDASGSLTGLLTTLKGLPRAYNRDLQNATPHVWATVDAVTEATEVAAGGVATATWNEETLAAEAGSNFSTATGVADLLAMAGLPFRTAHEVVATAGQLASAAGTEPDYAIIDEATQQTIDESIAAYVEREAVETALDPAASVTMRDSPGGPAPDAVADALNEAERCLTSDQAVVEGISEGLDDAHDELTAEVTDYV, translated from the coding sequence ATGTCGAACTCACCGCGGACGACTGAGATGGCCGGCTTCGGCGGCGACGACGGGGAGTTCGGCCTCGGCGGGAGCGACGCCGACGACCTCCCCGACGCTGACGCCGACGGCTTCGGCGGGAGCGACGGGACCGCGGTCCGCGGCGACCGCTTCAGCGGCGGCCCGGCCCGTGGGTTCCTCTCGTCGCTCGCCGACGACGAGCGCATCTTCGCGGCCGACGTGGCCGTCGACCGCGCACACGTCGTCATGCTGGCCGAACAGGGCATCATCGACGACGACACCGCATCGAAGATACTCACGGCGCTGAACGTCGTCGAGGTCGAGGGCCACGCCGCGCTGCCGGAGGGCGAGGACGTCCACGAGGCCATCGAGACGGCGGTCGTCGAGCAGGTCGGGCCCGACGGCGGGAAGATGCACACCGCCCGCTCGCGCAACGACGAGGTGGCGACCTGTATCCGCTACCGGCTGCGCGGGGACCTGCTCGCGGCGGCCGCGACGGTCTGTGACCTCCGCGCCGTGCTGGTCGAGGCCGCCGACGAACACGCGGAGACGACGATGCCCGGCTTCACGCACCTGCAGCACGCCCAGCCGACGACGGTCGGGCACTACCTGCTGTCGTACGAGTCGGCGCTCGCGCGCGACACCGAGCGTCTCCTCGATGCCTTCGAGCGCGTGAACCGCTCGCCGCTCGGCGCGGCCGCGTTCGCGGGGACGCCGTTCGACGTGGACCGCGAGCGCACCGCCGAGCTGCTCGGCTTCGACGAGACCATCACGAACGCGACCGACGCGGTCGCCGCCCGCGACTTCCTCGTGGAGTCGGCGGCCGCGCTGGCCGCGCTCGCGACGACCCTGTCGGGGCTCGCGGAGGACGTGATCATCTTCGCGAACCAGGGCTATCTGGAGCTCTCGGACGACTACTCGTCGACCTCCTCGATCATGCCCCAGAAGAAGAACCCGGACACGTTCGAGCTCGTCCGCTCTGTCGCGGGCGACGCCTCGGGCAGTCTGACGGGGCTGCTGACGACGCTGAAGGGGCTCCCCCGCGCGTACAACCGCGACCTGCAGAACGCGACGCCGCACGTCTGGGCGACGGTCGACGCCGTCACCGAGGCGACCGAGGTCGCGGCGGGCGGCGTCGCCACCGCGACGTGGAACGAGGAGACGCTGGCCGCCGAGGCCGGCTCGAACTTCTCGACGGCGACGGGCGTCGCCGACCTGCTCGCGATGGCGGGCCTGCCGTTCCGCACGGCCCACGAGGTCGTCGCGACGGCCGGCCAGCTCGCGAGCGCGGCCGGCACGGAGCCCGACTACGCCATCATCGACGAGGCCACCCAGCAGACCATCGACGAGTCCATCGCGGCGTACGTCGAGCGCGAGGCGGTCGAGACGGCGCTCGACCCGGCCGCGAGCGTGACGATGCGCGACTCGCCCGGCGGCCCCGCGCCCGACGCCGTCGCCGATGCACTGAACGAGGCCGAGCGCTGCCTCACCAGCGACCAGGCGGTCGTCGAGGGTATCAGCGAGGGGCTGGACGACGCCCACGACGAACTCACCGCGGAGGTGACCGACTATGTCTGA
- the lysW gene encoding lysine biosynthesis protein LysW yields MTECVECGAELSLHTDLEAGEIVDCTTCGAELEVIEDDPVTLDVAPELAEDWGE; encoded by the coding sequence ATGACAGAATGCGTCGAATGCGGGGCAGAACTGTCCCTGCACACGGACCTCGAAGCCGGAGAGATCGTCGACTGTACCACCTGCGGCGCGGAGCTCGAAGTGATCGAGGACGACCCCGTCACACTGGACGTGGCACCCGAGCTGGCCGAGGACTGGGGTGAGTAG
- the lysX gene encoding lysine biosynthesis protein LysX, protein MKVGLLYSRIRRDEKLLLAELRERDHEVVKIDVRKQQFDLHDAPESFDGLDVVLDRCMATSRSLYATQFCEAYGIPVVNAAETAEVCADKAKTSLALANAGVPTPETKVAFTTDAALSAIESFGYPCVLKPVVGSWGRLLAKVESRSAAEAILEHKATLGHYEHSVFYVQEFVGKPDRDLRVLATDGEPVAAMARSSDHWLTNAAKGAETAEFDLDDEVRELVQRASDAVGGGLLGVDLMETDEGGYTVHEVNHTVEFKSLNDATAVDVPAKVVDWLESVVEPGLEAAEVTA, encoded by the coding sequence GTGAAGGTCGGACTGCTCTACTCGCGCATCCGCCGGGACGAGAAGCTCCTGCTCGCGGAACTGCGCGAACGCGACCACGAGGTCGTCAAGATCGACGTGCGGAAACAGCAGTTCGACCTCCACGACGCGCCCGAGTCGTTCGACGGGCTCGACGTGGTGCTCGACCGCTGCATGGCGACCTCGCGGAGCCTCTACGCGACGCAGTTCTGCGAGGCCTACGGCATCCCGGTCGTCAACGCGGCCGAGACCGCCGAGGTCTGCGCGGACAAGGCGAAGACGAGCCTCGCGCTCGCGAACGCGGGCGTCCCCACGCCCGAGACGAAGGTCGCGTTCACCACGGACGCCGCGCTCTCCGCCATCGAGTCGTTCGGCTACCCCTGCGTCCTCAAGCCGGTCGTCGGCTCGTGGGGTCGGCTGCTGGCGAAGGTCGAGTCGCGCTCGGCCGCCGAGGCCATCCTCGAGCACAAGGCGACGCTCGGCCACTACGAGCACTCGGTGTTCTACGTCCAGGAGTTCGTCGGCAAGCCGGACCGCGACCTGCGCGTGCTCGCCACCGACGGCGAGCCCGTCGCGGCGATGGCGCGCTCGTCGGACCACTGGCTCACGAACGCCGCCAAGGGCGCGGAGACGGCGGAGTTCGACCTCGACGACGAGGTCCGCGAGCTCGTCCAGCGCGCCAGCGACGCGGTCGGCGGCGGCCTGCTCGGCGTCGACCTCATGGAGACCGACGAGGGCGGCTACACCGTCCACGAGGTCAACCACACGGTCGAGTTCAAGTCGCTCAACGACGCGACCGCCGTCGACGTGCCGGCGAAGGTCGTCGACTGGCTCGAGTCGGTCGTCGAGCCCGGACTGGAGGCCGCGGAGGTGACGGCGTAG
- the argC gene encoding N-acetyl-gamma-glutamyl-phosphate reductase, which produces MGTTAATDADTDAETKTAGVVGGSGFAGGELLRLLDGHPNFELVQATSREYAGKSIGGVHPNLRGRELRFSEPSDLESVDVLFTATPHGVTMEYVDDYLDAADLLVDLSADFRLATEGQYDEWYDGHTSPEYLDVAEYALPELNRENLQDADIIASGGCNATATLLGLKPLADAGVLDDAHVVVDVKVGSSEGGAGGGAASSHAERSGVVRPYAPTGHRHEAEIEEWLGLSVSFTCHAVDMVRGASATCHVFPDGPVSKKDLWTAYRGAYEAEPFVRLVAGGSGSYRYPEPKAVAGTNYADVGFELDPGNKRVVVFSAIDNVMKGSAGQAVHAANVALGFDETAGLEFAGLHPVGSP; this is translated from the coding sequence GTGGGGACCACCGCTGCGACCGACGCCGACACGGACGCGGAGACGAAGACCGCCGGCGTCGTCGGCGGCTCCGGCTTCGCCGGCGGGGAGCTCCTGCGCCTGCTCGACGGCCACCCGAACTTCGAGCTCGTGCAGGCGACGAGCCGCGAGTATGCCGGCAAGTCCATCGGCGGCGTCCACCCGAACCTCCGGGGGCGCGAACTCCGCTTCTCGGAGCCCTCGGACCTCGAATCGGTCGACGTGCTGTTCACGGCGACGCCCCACGGCGTCACGATGGAGTACGTCGACGACTACCTCGACGCCGCGGACCTGCTCGTCGACCTCTCGGCGGACTTCCGCCTCGCCACCGAGGGACAGTACGACGAGTGGTACGACGGCCACACATCCCCCGAGTACCTTGACGTGGCCGAGTACGCGCTGCCCGAACTGAACCGCGAGAACCTGCAGGATGCGGACATCATCGCCTCCGGCGGCTGCAACGCGACGGCGACGCTGCTCGGGCTGAAACCGCTCGCCGACGCGGGCGTTCTGGACGACGCACACGTCGTCGTGGACGTGAAGGTCGGCAGCAGCGAGGGCGGCGCGGGCGGCGGCGCGGCCTCCAGCCACGCCGAGCGCTCGGGCGTCGTCCGCCCGTACGCGCCGACGGGACACCGTCACGAGGCCGAGATCGAGGAGTGGCTCGGGCTCTCCGTCTCGTTCACCTGCCACGCCGTCGACATGGTGCGTGGCGCGAGCGCGACCTGCCACGTGTTCCCCGACGGCCCCGTCTCGAAGAAGGACCTCTGGACGGCCTACCGCGGCGCGTACGAGGCGGAGCCGTTCGTCCGCCTCGTCGCCGGCGGCTCGGGTTCGTACCGCTACCCCGAACCGAAGGCCGTCGCCGGCACGAACTACGCCGACGTGGGGTTCGAACTCGACCCCGGGAACAAGCGGGTCGTGGTGTTCTCGGCCATCGACAACGTGATGAAGGGCTCGGCCGGGCAGGCGGTCCACGCCGCCAACGTCGCGCTCGGCTTCGACGAGACGGCGGGACTCGAGTTCGCGGGGCTGCACCCCGTGGGGAGTCCGTAG
- a CDS encoding acetylglutamate/acetylaminoadipate kinase — MAVVVKVGGARAVDPQGALADVADLVESGEQVVVVHGGSTAVDETLESLGMEPEYVETPGGVVGRFTDEETIEVFQMVMPGKLNTGLVESLQSEGVNAVGLSGVDGGLLEGPRKSAVRVLEDGKKKIRRGDHSGTIESVNVDLLDTLLSGGYTPVVTVPMLGAEGDGTYTAVNADADRAAAAVAGALGADLVVLTDVSGVYADPEDESTRIDSVETAADWDALETAAEGFMTRKVLAAEEALSGGASSVVVATANADAPIQSALSGDGTTLLPSALDDEKKEVSR, encoded by the coding sequence ATGGCGGTTGTCGTCAAGGTCGGCGGCGCACGCGCGGTCGACCCCCAGGGTGCACTGGCCGACGTGGCCGACCTCGTCGAGTCGGGCGAGCAGGTCGTCGTCGTCCACGGCGGCTCCACCGCGGTCGACGAGACGCTCGAATCGCTCGGCATGGAGCCCGAGTACGTCGAGACGCCCGGCGGCGTCGTCGGGCGGTTCACCGACGAAGAGACCATCGAGGTGTTCCAGATGGTCATGCCCGGGAAGCTCAACACCGGGCTCGTCGAGTCGCTCCAGAGCGAGGGCGTGAACGCGGTCGGGCTCTCCGGTGTCGACGGCGGCCTGCTCGAAGGGCCGCGCAAGTCCGCCGTCCGCGTCCTCGAAGACGGGAAGAAGAAGATCCGCCGCGGCGACCACTCCGGCACCATCGAGTCGGTGAACGTCGACCTCCTCGACACCCTGCTTTCCGGGGGGTACACGCCCGTCGTGACCGTCCCGATGCTCGGCGCGGAGGGCGACGGCACCTACACCGCGGTCAACGCCGACGCCGACCGCGCCGCCGCCGCCGTCGCTGGCGCACTCGGCGCGGACCTCGTCGTCCTCACCGACGTCTCCGGCGTCTACGCGGACCCCGAGGACGAGTCGACGCGCATCGACAGCGTCGAGACGGCAGCCGACTGGGACGCGCTCGAAACCGCGGCGGAGGGATTCATGACCCGGAAGGTGCTCGCGGCCGAGGAGGCGCTCTCCGGCGGCGCGTCGTCGGTCGTCGTCGCCACCGCGAACGCCGACGCACCCATCCAGTCCGCGCTTTCGGGCGACGGGACGACGCTGCTGCCGAGCGCGCTGGATGACGAGAAGAAGGAGGTGAGCCGGTAG
- a CDS encoding aspartate aminotransferase family protein, whose translation MPADFVFSRKPITIERGEDVYLYDDSGTEYLDMGASYACVPAGHGHPDIVEAAQSQLADLTFVQGSYPTSARDELYEKLSSVAPPGLDNVWLCNSGTEANEAALKFARSATEGTKFVATKRGFHGRTMGALSTTWKPKYRKPFEPLLDDVEFVDYGDGEAIAEAVDDDTAAVILEPVQGEGGVNPSTTAFLQAAREATDDHGAALVFDEVQTGLGRTGTFWACEAAGVTPDVVTTAKGLANGLPMGATLCADWVAEESGPHGSTFSGGPAVSAAAAATLDTIVDDDLPGNAAAVGDSLVDQLSDLPVRDVRGEGLLVGIEVGRGANRVLRDLAIEHGILALPAGRTVVRLLPPLTMTREHADQVVAALEATLEVTEA comes from the coding sequence ATGCCCGCCGACTTCGTCTTCTCGCGCAAGCCCATCACCATCGAGCGCGGCGAGGACGTGTACCTCTACGACGACTCGGGGACCGAGTACCTGGACATGGGCGCGAGCTACGCCTGCGTCCCCGCCGGCCACGGTCACCCGGACATCGTCGAGGCCGCACAGTCACAGCTCGCCGACCTGACGTTCGTGCAGGGTTCGTACCCGACGAGCGCCCGCGACGAGCTGTACGAGAAGCTGTCGTCGGTCGCGCCGCCGGGGCTGGACAACGTCTGGCTCTGCAACTCCGGCACCGAGGCCAACGAGGCGGCGCTGAAGTTCGCCCGGAGCGCGACGGAGGGTACAAAATTCGTCGCGACGAAGCGCGGCTTCCACGGCCGGACGATGGGCGCGCTGTCGACGACGTGGAAGCCGAAGTACCGGAAACCGTTCGAGCCGCTACTGGACGACGTCGAGTTCGTGGACTACGGCGACGGCGAGGCCATCGCCGAGGCGGTCGACGACGACACCGCGGCGGTCATCCTCGAACCCGTCCAGGGCGAGGGCGGCGTCAACCCGAGCACGACGGCGTTCCTGCAGGCCGCCCGCGAGGCGACCGATGACCACGGCGCGGCGCTCGTCTTCGACGAGGTCCAGACCGGCCTCGGCAGGACGGGGACGTTCTGGGCCTGCGAGGCCGCCGGCGTCACGCCCGACGTGGTGACGACGGCGAAGGGGCTCGCCAACGGCCTGCCGATGGGCGCGACGCTCTGTGCCGACTGGGTCGCCGAGGAATCGGGCCCGCACGGCTCGACGTTCTCGGGTGGCCCCGCCGTCTCCGCGGCGGCGGCGGCGACGCTCGACACCATCGTCGACGACGACCTGCCCGGCAACGCCGCGGCGGTGGGCGACTCCCTCGTCGACCAGCTCTCGGACCTGCCGGTGCGTGACGTGCGCGGCGAGGGGCTGCTCGTCGGTATCGAGGTCGGACGCGGCGCGAACCGCGTCCTGCGCGACCTCGCCATCGAGCACGGGATCCTCGCGCTCCCGGCGGGCCGGACCGTCGTGCGTCTGCTCCCGCCGCTGACGATGACCCGGGAGCACGCCGACCAGGTCGTCGCGGCGCTCGAGGCCACGCTGGAGGTGACGGAGGCGTGA
- a CDS encoding [LysW]-lysine hydrolase, with product MVAIPSPSGEEHAAAEHLRDFLLDHGRRAWLDDVGNVRAPGDDSVLLTSHVDTVPGDVPVGIETPSAGDTEDPIPWGGGDEAPQNAAVLRGRGSVDATGPLCAMAVAAVRTGVSFAGVVGEETDSRGARHLVADREAPDAVVNGEPSGWDAVTLGYRGFLAGTYRAETEAGHSSRPEANAIQHAMSWWNRVERAFESGDDAVFESVTAKPVDVSGGVADDGLSVAAEMSVQFRIPPGSSAAGIRETVEAELADGAGTIEWRDAIPPVLDSPRSEVGRAFRVGIRERGGSPRLLKKTGTADVNLFAGAWDCPMATYGPGDSALDHAPDERLALPEYDRAIAVLETVCDDLQ from the coding sequence ATGGTCGCCATCCCCTCGCCGTCGGGCGAGGAGCACGCGGCCGCCGAGCACCTGCGCGACTTCCTGCTGGACCACGGCCGCAGGGCGTGGCTGGACGACGTGGGCAACGTCCGGGCACCCGGCGACGATTCGGTGCTGCTGACCTCGCACGTCGACACCGTTCCGGGAGACGTGCCCGTCGGTATCGAGACCCCCAGCGCCGGCGACACCGAGGACCCTATCCCGTGGGGAGGCGGCGACGAGGCACCCCAGAATGCCGCCGTCCTCCGGGGTCGGGGCAGCGTCGACGCGACCGGCCCGCTCTGTGCGATGGCCGTCGCGGCGGTGCGGACCGGCGTCTCCTTCGCCGGCGTCGTCGGCGAGGAGACCGACTCCCGCGGCGCGCGCCACCTGGTCGCCGACCGCGAGGCACCCGACGCGGTCGTCAACGGTGAGCCCTCGGGCTGGGACGCCGTGACGCTCGGCTACCGCGGCTTCCTCGCCGGGACCTACCGCGCCGAGACCGAGGCGGGCCACAGCTCGCGCCCGGAAGCGAACGCCATCCAGCACGCGATGTCGTGGTGGAACCGGGTCGAACGCGCGTTCGAGTCAGGCGACGACGCCGTCTTCGAGTCGGTGACGGCCAAGCCGGTCGACGTCTCCGGCGGCGTCGCCGACGACGGGCTGTCCGTCGCAGCGGAGATGTCGGTGCAGTTCCGCATCCCGCCGGGCAGCAGCGCGGCCGGGATACGCGAGACGGTCGAGGCAGAACTCGCCGACGGCGCGGGTACAATCGAGTGGCGCGACGCCATCCCGCCCGTGCTCGACAGCCCGCGCAGCGAGGTCGGGCGCGCGTTCCGCGTCGGCATCCGAGAGCGAGGGGGCTCCCCTCGCCTCCTCAAGAAGACCGGAACGGCCGACGTGAACCTGTTCGCCGGCGCGTGGGACTGCCCGATGGCCACCTACGGCCCGGGTGACTCCGCACTCGACCACGCCCCGGACGAACGCCTCGCACTGCCCGAGTACGACCGCGCCATCGCGGTCCTCGAGACCGTCTGCGACGACCTGCAATGA